One Stigmatella aurantiaca genomic region harbors:
- a CDS encoding DUF3341 domain-containing protein, whose translation MQAKVLDSYVLGEFETPEALVAATNEMRLKGFQGMDTYSPYPLHGGSEALGLPPSKVPAIALGGTLTGCITALTMQTFMNSVDYPLNVGGRPILSLPSWVPVTFELSVLFTAFGIFFGLMALSRLPQLYHPVFEHEAFRSASTHGFWLSVPKLAGVNTDDVMKQLQGLGATQVTVVTGEKE comes from the coding sequence ATGCAAGCCAAGGTCCTCGACAGCTATGTGCTGGGCGAATTCGAGACGCCCGAAGCCCTGGTCGCCGCCACCAATGAAATGCGCCTGAAGGGTTTTCAGGGCATGGACACGTACTCCCCGTACCCGCTGCACGGCGGGTCCGAGGCGCTCGGCCTGCCCCCCTCCAAGGTGCCCGCCATCGCCCTGGGCGGCACGCTCACCGGCTGCATCACCGCGCTGACGATGCAGACGTTCATGAACTCGGTGGACTACCCGCTCAACGTGGGTGGCCGCCCCATCCTGAGCCTGCCCTCGTGGGTGCCCGTCACCTTCGAGCTGTCGGTGCTCTTCACCGCCTTCGGCATCTTCTTCGGCCTCATGGCGCTCAGCCGTCTGCCCCAGCTCTACCACCCGGTGTTCGAGCACGAGGCGTTCCGCAGCGCCTCCACGCACGGCTTCTGGTTGAGCGTTCCGAAGCTCGCGGGCGTGAACACGGATGATGTCATGAAGCAGCTGCAGGGCCTGGGCGCCACCCAGGTGACCGTCGTCACCGGAGAGAAGGAATGA
- a CDS encoding c-type cytochrome has translation MKSLIPAMGLVALTGCHVSSETLQRMEDQAKYEYYETSEFWADGRAMRTPPEGTVAREQLVGNPGLTTGRVGTQLVSAIPVSVDKSLLLLGQKKYNIVCSQCHGVLGDGNSIVAENMGLRLPPSLLDLSERPAGHFYTAINEGYGVMPSFSGELNTQERWAVVAYVRALQAARSTRPGGEPLPQENR, from the coding sequence ATGAAGTCCCTCATCCCCGCCATGGGACTGGTGGCCCTCACCGGCTGCCACGTCTCCTCCGAAACCCTCCAGCGCATGGAGGACCAGGCCAAGTACGAGTACTACGAGACCTCCGAGTTCTGGGCCGACGGGCGTGCCATGCGCACCCCGCCTGAGGGCACCGTCGCGCGCGAGCAGCTCGTGGGCAACCCGGGGCTGACCACCGGCCGCGTGGGCACGCAGCTGGTGTCCGCCATCCCGGTGTCCGTGGACAAGAGCCTGCTGCTGCTCGGCCAGAAGAAGTACAACATCGTCTGCTCGCAGTGCCATGGCGTGCTCGGTGACGGAAACAGCATCGTCGCGGAGAACATGGGCCTGCGGCTGCCGCCGTCCCTGCTGGATTTGTCCGAGCGCCCGGCGGGCCACTTCTACACCGCCATCAACGAGGGCTACGGCGTGATGCCGTCCTTCAGCGGCGAGCTCAACACCCAGGAGCGCTGGGCCGTGGTCGCCTACGTGCGCGCGCTCCAGGCCGCCCGGTCCACCCGTCCGGGAGGCGAGCCCCTTCCCCAGGAGAACCGATGA